From a region of the Castor canadensis chromosome 7, mCasCan1.hap1v2, whole genome shotgun sequence genome:
- the Echdc2 gene encoding enoyl-CoA hydratase domain-containing protein 2, mitochondrial isoform X1 — translation MLRALPRALRLPRPWRSNGARDCASDATAGGHEIQVRALTGPDQGITEILMNRPHARNALGKVFVSELLEALAQLRKDQQLRVLLFRSGVKGVFCAGADLKEREQMSAAEVGVFVQRLRGLMNEIAAFPAPTIAAMDGFALGGGLELALACDLRVAASSAVMGLIETTRGLLPGAGGTQRLPRCLGVALAKELIFTGRRLNGVQAHELGLVNHAVAQNEEGNAAYHRARALAQEILPQAPIAVRLGKVAIDRGMEVDIASGMAIEGMCYAQNIPTQDRLEGMAAFREKRPPKFVGK, via the exons ATGCTGCGCGCCCTGCCCCGCGCCCTGCGCCTCCCGCGCCCCTGGAGGTCCAATGGGGCCCGCGACTGCGCCTCGGATGCCACAGCCGGAGGACACGAGATCCAAGTGCGCGCGCTGACCGGTCCTGACCAAG GAATCACTGAGATTCTCATGAACAGACCTCATGCCCGTAACGCCCTGGGGAAAGTCTTCGTCAGCGAG CTGCTGGAAGCTCTGGCCCAGCTGCGGAAGGACCAGCAACTTCGTGTCCTGCTCTTCCGAAGTGGAGTGAAGGGTGTATTCTGCGCAG GTGCAGACCTGAAGGAGCGGGAGCAGATGAGTGCTGCGGAGGTGGGCGTGTTTGTCCAGCGTCTCCGAGGCCTGATGAATGAGATCG CAGCCTTCCCTGCGCCCACCATTGCTGCCATGGATGGGTTTGCCTTGGGCGGAGGCCTGGAGCTTGCCCTGGCCTGTGACCTCCGAGTGGCAG CTTCCTCTGCTGTCATGGGGCTGATTGAGACTACTCGAGGACTCCTCCCAGGAGCAG GAGGGACCCAGAGGCTGCCGCGCTGCCTGGGGGTGGCCTTGGCCAAAGAGCTCATCTTCACGGGCAGGCGACTGAATGGGGTGCAGGCCCATGAGCTAGGACTGGTGAACCATGCTGTGGCCCAGAATGAGGAAGGCAACGCTGCCTACCACCGGGCACGAGCACTGGCCCAGGAGATCCTGCCCCAG GCTCCCATTGCTGTGCGACTGGGCAAAGTCGCCATTGACCGAGGAATGGAG GTGGACATTGCATCAGGGATGGCCATTGAAGGGATGTGCTATGCCCAG AACATTCCAACCCAGGACCGACTAGAGGGCATGGCAGCCTTCAGAGAGAAGAGGCCCCCAAAATTTGTTGGCAAGTGA
- the Echdc2 gene encoding enoyl-CoA hydratase domain-containing protein 2, mitochondrial isoform X2, with amino-acid sequence MLRALPRALRLPRPWRSNGARDCASDATAGGHEIQVRALTGPDQGITEILMNRPHARNALGKVFVSELLEALAQLRKDQQLRVLLFRSGVKGVFCAGADLKEREQMSAAEVGVFVQRLRGLMNEIAAFPAPTIAAMDGFALGGGLELALACDLRVAASSAVMGLIETTRGLLPGAGGTQRLPRCLGVALAKELIFTGRRLNGVQAHELGLVNHAVAQNEEGNAAYHRARALAQEILPQAPIAVRLGKVAIDRGMENIPTQDRLEGMAAFREKRPPKFVGK; translated from the exons ATGCTGCGCGCCCTGCCCCGCGCCCTGCGCCTCCCGCGCCCCTGGAGGTCCAATGGGGCCCGCGACTGCGCCTCGGATGCCACAGCCGGAGGACACGAGATCCAAGTGCGCGCGCTGACCGGTCCTGACCAAG GAATCACTGAGATTCTCATGAACAGACCTCATGCCCGTAACGCCCTGGGGAAAGTCTTCGTCAGCGAG CTGCTGGAAGCTCTGGCCCAGCTGCGGAAGGACCAGCAACTTCGTGTCCTGCTCTTCCGAAGTGGAGTGAAGGGTGTATTCTGCGCAG GTGCAGACCTGAAGGAGCGGGAGCAGATGAGTGCTGCGGAGGTGGGCGTGTTTGTCCAGCGTCTCCGAGGCCTGATGAATGAGATCG CAGCCTTCCCTGCGCCCACCATTGCTGCCATGGATGGGTTTGCCTTGGGCGGAGGCCTGGAGCTTGCCCTGGCCTGTGACCTCCGAGTGGCAG CTTCCTCTGCTGTCATGGGGCTGATTGAGACTACTCGAGGACTCCTCCCAGGAGCAG GAGGGACCCAGAGGCTGCCGCGCTGCCTGGGGGTGGCCTTGGCCAAAGAGCTCATCTTCACGGGCAGGCGACTGAATGGGGTGCAGGCCCATGAGCTAGGACTGGTGAACCATGCTGTGGCCCAGAATGAGGAAGGCAACGCTGCCTACCACCGGGCACGAGCACTGGCCCAGGAGATCCTGCCCCAG GCTCCCATTGCTGTGCGACTGGGCAAAGTCGCCATTGACCGAGGAATGGAG AACATTCCAACCCAGGACCGACTAGAGGGCATGGCAGCCTTCAGAGAGAAGAGGCCCCCAAAATTTGTTGGCAAGTGA
- the Echdc2 gene encoding enoyl-CoA hydratase domain-containing protein 2, mitochondrial isoform X3 — MLRALPRALRLPRPWRSNGARDCASDATAGGHEIQVRALTGPDQGITEILMNRPHARNALGKVFVSELLEALAQLRKDQQLRVLLFRSGVKGVFCAGADLKEREQMSAAEVGVFVQRLRGLMNEIAAFPAPTIAAMDGFALGGGLELALACDLRVAGGTQRLPRCLGVALAKELIFTGRRLNGVQAHELGLVNHAVAQNEEGNAAYHRARALAQEILPQAPIAVRLGKVAIDRGMEVDIASGMAIEGMCYAQNIPTQDRLEGMAAFREKRPPKFVGK, encoded by the exons ATGCTGCGCGCCCTGCCCCGCGCCCTGCGCCTCCCGCGCCCCTGGAGGTCCAATGGGGCCCGCGACTGCGCCTCGGATGCCACAGCCGGAGGACACGAGATCCAAGTGCGCGCGCTGACCGGTCCTGACCAAG GAATCACTGAGATTCTCATGAACAGACCTCATGCCCGTAACGCCCTGGGGAAAGTCTTCGTCAGCGAG CTGCTGGAAGCTCTGGCCCAGCTGCGGAAGGACCAGCAACTTCGTGTCCTGCTCTTCCGAAGTGGAGTGAAGGGTGTATTCTGCGCAG GTGCAGACCTGAAGGAGCGGGAGCAGATGAGTGCTGCGGAGGTGGGCGTGTTTGTCCAGCGTCTCCGAGGCCTGATGAATGAGATCG CAGCCTTCCCTGCGCCCACCATTGCTGCCATGGATGGGTTTGCCTTGGGCGGAGGCCTGGAGCTTGCCCTGGCCTGTGACCTCCGAGTGGCAG GAGGGACCCAGAGGCTGCCGCGCTGCCTGGGGGTGGCCTTGGCCAAAGAGCTCATCTTCACGGGCAGGCGACTGAATGGGGTGCAGGCCCATGAGCTAGGACTGGTGAACCATGCTGTGGCCCAGAATGAGGAAGGCAACGCTGCCTACCACCGGGCACGAGCACTGGCCCAGGAGATCCTGCCCCAG GCTCCCATTGCTGTGCGACTGGGCAAAGTCGCCATTGACCGAGGAATGGAG GTGGACATTGCATCAGGGATGGCCATTGAAGGGATGTGCTATGCCCAG AACATTCCAACCCAGGACCGACTAGAGGGCATGGCAGCCTTCAGAGAGAAGAGGCCCCCAAAATTTGTTGGCAAGTGA
- the Echdc2 gene encoding enoyl-CoA hydratase domain-containing protein 2, mitochondrial isoform X5, whose protein sequence is MLRALPRALRLPRPWRSNGARDCASDATAGGHEIQVRALTGPDQGADLKEREQMSAAEVGVFVQRLRGLMNEIAAFPAPTIAAMDGFALGGGLELALACDLRVAASSAVMGLIETTRGLLPGAGGTQRLPRCLGVALAKELIFTGRRLNGVQAHELGLVNHAVAQNEEGNAAYHRARALAQEILPQAPIAVRLGKVAIDRGMEVDIASGMAIEGMCYAQNIPTQDRLEGMAAFREKRPPKFVGK, encoded by the exons ATGCTGCGCGCCCTGCCCCGCGCCCTGCGCCTCCCGCGCCCCTGGAGGTCCAATGGGGCCCGCGACTGCGCCTCGGATGCCACAGCCGGAGGACACGAGATCCAAGTGCGCGCGCTGACCGGTCCTGACCAAG GTGCAGACCTGAAGGAGCGGGAGCAGATGAGTGCTGCGGAGGTGGGCGTGTTTGTCCAGCGTCTCCGAGGCCTGATGAATGAGATCG CAGCCTTCCCTGCGCCCACCATTGCTGCCATGGATGGGTTTGCCTTGGGCGGAGGCCTGGAGCTTGCCCTGGCCTGTGACCTCCGAGTGGCAG CTTCCTCTGCTGTCATGGGGCTGATTGAGACTACTCGAGGACTCCTCCCAGGAGCAG GAGGGACCCAGAGGCTGCCGCGCTGCCTGGGGGTGGCCTTGGCCAAAGAGCTCATCTTCACGGGCAGGCGACTGAATGGGGTGCAGGCCCATGAGCTAGGACTGGTGAACCATGCTGTGGCCCAGAATGAGGAAGGCAACGCTGCCTACCACCGGGCACGAGCACTGGCCCAGGAGATCCTGCCCCAG GCTCCCATTGCTGTGCGACTGGGCAAAGTCGCCATTGACCGAGGAATGGAG GTGGACATTGCATCAGGGATGGCCATTGAAGGGATGTGCTATGCCCAG AACATTCCAACCCAGGACCGACTAGAGGGCATGGCAGCCTTCAGAGAGAAGAGGCCCCCAAAATTTGTTGGCAAGTGA
- the Echdc2 gene encoding enoyl-CoA hydratase domain-containing protein 2, mitochondrial isoform X4, with protein sequence MNRPHARNALGKVFVSELLEALAQLRKDQQLRVLLFRSGVKGVFCAGADLKEREQMSAAEVGVFVQRLRGLMNEIAAFPAPTIAAMDGFALGGGLELALACDLRVAASSAVMGLIETTRGLLPGAGGTQRLPRCLGVALAKELIFTGRRLNGVQAHELGLVNHAVAQNEEGNAAYHRARALAQEILPQAPIAVRLGKVAIDRGMEVDIASGMAIEGMCYAQNIPTQDRLEGMAAFREKRPPKFVGK encoded by the exons ATGAACAGACCTCATGCCCGTAACGCCCTGGGGAAAGTCTTCGTCAGCGAG CTGCTGGAAGCTCTGGCCCAGCTGCGGAAGGACCAGCAACTTCGTGTCCTGCTCTTCCGAAGTGGAGTGAAGGGTGTATTCTGCGCAG GTGCAGACCTGAAGGAGCGGGAGCAGATGAGTGCTGCGGAGGTGGGCGTGTTTGTCCAGCGTCTCCGAGGCCTGATGAATGAGATCG CAGCCTTCCCTGCGCCCACCATTGCTGCCATGGATGGGTTTGCCTTGGGCGGAGGCCTGGAGCTTGCCCTGGCCTGTGACCTCCGAGTGGCAG CTTCCTCTGCTGTCATGGGGCTGATTGAGACTACTCGAGGACTCCTCCCAGGAGCAG GAGGGACCCAGAGGCTGCCGCGCTGCCTGGGGGTGGCCTTGGCCAAAGAGCTCATCTTCACGGGCAGGCGACTGAATGGGGTGCAGGCCCATGAGCTAGGACTGGTGAACCATGCTGTGGCCCAGAATGAGGAAGGCAACGCTGCCTACCACCGGGCACGAGCACTGGCCCAGGAGATCCTGCCCCAG GCTCCCATTGCTGTGCGACTGGGCAAAGTCGCCATTGACCGAGGAATGGAG GTGGACATTGCATCAGGGATGGCCATTGAAGGGATGTGCTATGCCCAG AACATTCCAACCCAGGACCGACTAGAGGGCATGGCAGCCTTCAGAGAGAAGAGGCCCCCAAAATTTGTTGGCAAGTGA